The window TTTCAAATTGAAATTCGAAGAAAACGAAGTTGCAGGAATTGTATAGTAAATGTATcacaattattttagaattatatcacaattatatttaaattatattgtACTTGCATATGATACATTAATACCTAGAATAATATCTGATACTATACTAATACAATTGTAATACAACTATTATATTAGATTTTAAGTTGAGAgttgtgattgaaacttgaaTGAGATCAAGATCACAATTGCATCACAATTTTTCAGAAAAGTATCGCAATTTGTATCACAAATGTATGGGAATTGTGTTAGTATTTTATCAGGTATTGTTTTAGATAGTAATGTATCAAATACAAGTTAGATACAAGTATGATACAATTATATTTTAGGTATTGATGTAGATACAATTTTGATATGATTATGATACAATTAttatacaattatcatacaattcctgcaacttcttcttcttcaagtatCAATTTGAATTTTCAGCTAAAACCAACTCTATACTTAACCAATCTACctcaaaattaaaatataaactcCAACGTATATTCTCAATCACTTGCAAGAACATCAAATCCGAACAAATTACAAAATATTAAAACCCGAAATTGTATGTATGTATGCTCGAGAATCATATGTATTTTTGGTCTTCGAATGGACCAATTGTGGATGAGTGTGCTAGGcaagcaaattgaagaaattagggaaagggaaaaaaaagagaggagagaGGAGAgggtaaaaaaaaaggaaaggatttaATTGAATCCCTTTATTGAATGCAACGGGGTAGGAGTCTTTTAAGGGGGGAATATATACAATTTATTAGAAAAATTTAGATACTTATTGAAAACTacaaaacctaaagaaaatagGTATTATGCTTGACAAAAAAACAATTTCCCGAACAAATAACAGGCCACTTGATGCATACTGGAATACACTGACCTGATTTTGATGATCGCCAGTTGCAACAATTAGTTAAAGTTTACATCAACTGCACGGCAATGTATTAGCTAGTGTTACGTTGTGTTGCAAATCAGTATAAAGCATAGATTCTTTTGCGCAAAGAAAAAAATGACACTCCAACAAAGCTCACCAAAGCCaaacaataaatttcttttacagTAAAAAGAACACCATTTCTACTTGGGGACAAACTAATTCGAACAAAATGGATACATGTTTAGGAGATCTGAACTTCCCAAATTTAACTTCTCTTTCACTGTTGACCTATTCAATCTTTTGGACCAACTGCAGCTTTATGACAAAGATGTGTGATAAATACAAATGACTCCGAGTGGCACTCCAATAGTTATGAGACTTTTACATAGAACATCCCAACTTCAGCACAACAGCAGGGCAAATACAAGAATAAACAAAATAATCAACCACCAACAGGCACACCGAATATAAAAAGAGGAATGCGAAGAGCATGTATGAAATCCTATAGCTGAGGTTGTTGGAAGTATAATTTACATTCAGGAAAGGCCTCCAAGAAACTTGAAGTCAGTTCTGGTGGCAACTGTAGCCGTAAAAGCACTTGGTGATATCTTTCAATTACCGAAAGCACAGTGCTCTCCAGATCCACATCTTCCAAACAACCTGAAGTAATCGAAGAAATTTAAGGGAAACAAAGCAATAGAAATCTAAAAATGAACATCAATGCGGATGATATTAAACACAGTAAAAGAAGACTCAAATACTTAAGTTGTCAACCTCAACTAGGATGTGATTAATCCTTATTTAATTGTGTTAGCTGAGCTCAATGGATATAAAAGATGCAAGTACCCAACTACGACAATGTTGAGATTGAGGTATAGTTAATTGATTGAAACTTGAGAGAGAAGAGCCGCTGAAGCAGCATCGTTTAAATGTGATAATCTACAGAAGATATTGTCAACATGACACTGATTCAGTCTGTTTGGTACATCTAGGAATTTTGACGACAATTTCAAACTTTGACAAGTAGATCATCTTGTGAACCAAGATAAAAATCATTATGATTGCACAGTAAGCAAAATAATGTTGCTGATTTAATGAGCAGTAGAAATGAAAAGTTGATCGATTTCTTTACTTCTATAAACAACCAGGAGAGATTGATTTTCTCTACTTTTATAAACAGCTAAATAAGTAATCTATTTTACCCTGCACATCAAATGTCTGCATCCTTATGGTATTTTCAAGAATGAGAGCGTTGGCAGGCTTACCCAGTTCAATTCCTCGCTCTTGATCTTCTACATCTCCTTCTTCCACAATGGTCCCGTTTTCCATTTCTACGGCTGTCTTGGCGCATCTCTCCAAGAACTCTTCTTCAGTTTCTTCGAGTTCATCATCTTCGGAGTCCTAGCATTGAATTATGAACAATAACAATCATCTTTCGTTATCTATTGCAAAGGTTTTATAAGATGTAATTTATGTTATGAATGTACACTCGCTTAGCATGCGAGAGGTTTGGGGTTTGTACTCCGCATCTCCATTTTACTTATCAAAAGTTTCTGATATATGATGAATGTATAGCATATGCTCACTATTCCTTACTCCCACTACATGCTTTTCATGCCTGTATGATGGAGCCAACAAACAGAAACCACGGATAATGAAcgcaaagagacaacaatatgAAATCATTGACAATTTCTGTGATATTATATATAAACACTAAGGACAAGGTgattatgaaaaagaaaaaggcagTGATAATCATCATTTTCGAGTCGCAATATGTTATGTTATGAAAAGAAAAATGTATTTCCATTAAGAAAGCTGGTGAAATATGAGAAATTTCAACTTACATGGAAGGACCACAATTAAGTGAAGAGCCATAATTTGCTAATGAGGCAAAACTCATGTCAGAAGGCTAAGGAATTCTCGTGAATGTAAAGACTCATAGTCACTTCTATTTCGGTAACCAGAAAAGAGGGAGAGTACAATGTTACTGTTCCACAAATAGAACATACCTTGACCATAACGAAAAGTAGGTCATATGAACGTGATGACCATGTAAACAATGGGtatgcatttttttttttggttgggggggggggggggggggggttgccaTAGATAATTAAACAAGACAGAATTAGTTTGGTGATCTGAcctcttcatcatcttcttcagttTCCTCATCACCAGAAGCCTGATCttcactttcttcatcttcctcttcctccagTTCTTTTAACTTCAGAAATGCTTCCATCAGTGAAGCAACGCAATCATGTAGCAACAAACTCCCTTCATTTGGCTGTTCTATCAGCTTGTCAAGAGATTGTGCGAGTGTCATCACTGGtagtaaaataggaaaaaaaagcAGACACAGAGACAGTTGCTGATGAGATTCTCAGAGGAAGTTCTTTATAAGATTGATGACAAATGGCggaaaaactgaatatttaaaaGGCAAAGCAAGGAAAAACACAAAAGTGAACTACAAGGTTTAATAATAATTAGTGTAAGTTTGTAACATAAGAACATACACTTTAGTTGTGGACAGATAAAAAGATCTAGATAACATCAGTAGCATTTTCCAGAACATAAAAAATGGCTCATGTAAAGCCATGGCATCACCAAAATATATGTTGCCCTGTGAGAGAAATGTCAAGCAGGAAAGTCTCTGATTGCACTAAAAAAAATTAGTTgggaaaaaagaaatagaaattctAACCAGCCAACTTGATCTCAGACTCTGATGACAAACAATGCTCAAATTTGCTTGTTGAGATAATAGCCAAAGCGGATAGAAAGACTGTAACGCTTTCGGGTTCGATGCCCTCTAGAATCTTCTCTACAATATCTGGGGAACATAAATAACATGACGCTATTGCAAGCAACAAAGGTTTCCATAGAGGGACAGCCTTGCTTCTAAGCTCTCTAAAACGAGAAAATGCTGCGTGACACAAGGAAATCACCAATGATTGCTTGAAATCGTCTCCTTCAGGTAAGTAACTGGGATTATGTAACAGAATGTGGACACAAGAAGCTGCCCTCCATACTGCAGATGGATACTGTGAGAAAGCTTCTGTAATGAATGCACCAATTCCTTCAAGGATGGATTTTTTAGGAGCAGGTGGAGCAGGAGGCAACGGCAACTTCCTCACAAGAAAATTCTTCACAGCAAATTTCCTGTCTAGACTAACAGCTTTCTTGATACAGTTAAAAATAGATAAATCCTCTATCTCCTCCCATGCATGCCAATCAGCTATGAGATCTGACCAGACCAGCAACAGCTCTGAGACCTTTAGCTTCAAAAGTTCGTCAGTTTCGGTAATTCCTTGCAAAATGAAACCAAGCAATGTGGAACAATCATCGACACATGATGCAGGGGGCACTGAGAAGGCAACCTCAAGTTCCTGATAATTGCAACAAATAATATGATAAGATAACAAGAGAGTTGAGCACATCAAAAGCAaaagaaatattaaaattcttCTAATCACACTGTTATCCCAAGTGAGACATTGACCAGTTAAGTACAAGCTAAATCTAACAGGAATTCTCATTGGTAGAGGAACTGGATCAGAAAAAAAGCGGGATTCTAATTGTAAGGTATCTAAAGAAACCATTGCTGGAATTGGATCTTATTCAAAGAAAAAGATATCAAATATCTGGAGCTTCTTTGCGTGCTTGGTCGAGGATCCAGTAGGTGGCGCTCCTTTCTCGGAGAACCGTACATGAGACTTCTGCCTCATACGGCTCCATCCTGAGCTTCCATCAACATATGAACAGCTTTGGATCGTGCATGAGAAGCTAACAGGCTTAATCTATTAAAGCTTCGTATGGATTTCACAATACAAATCATACAACTATTATAGTATAAACACTAGACTTAAGCTGCATCCAGCATTGAGGTGATTGCATTTTAAATATAGACACATAAGCACGAATAGGCTTCAGTCATAATGTTTTTAAAGGAAGTATTTTGCTGAAGTAGTACTGAGCATGTTACTTTGACAAAAAAGTAAAGAATGGACTATATATGCATACAAGCTTGTGTTTTTATCTAGCCATTCACTCTACAATTAATTTTGATACATGGCTCAAGACTAACCATCCGTAGAGCAGATCTTAGCCAGGCCTGCTGTAGGAGATCTGAAAATGCTCTCATCATGGTTGCCTGACCAGAACGCCACAATTGACTTGAACCATCCTGCTCATTTTCTTCCGATGCAGAGTCTTCCCAACACTGAGCCATCACTGCTAGTGATGCAAAGCCCTGTTCCACCATCTATCAGATGCAAGTCAGTAATTTCaaatctcaacaacaacaacaacaaaaaacccagtgtaatcccacaagtggggtctagggaatTTCAAATCTCAATATGCCTTAAATTATATGTATGGATGAGTTTGTTTTTTCTTAATTTCAGATTTGGGTGAAGAGCGAGGTTGAATCTAGACACGCCTATGCACTCATTACCAGATCAGCATAAAAAAAAGGATTTAAGATTGTGTTTCAAGGTACTTCAGTTAGAAGAAGGAATCATAAAGTTTAGTCCTATTCCTATCAAAGTAATGACTCTGAACCATGTGAATATGCAACATGACTagaaaagttgaagtttcaaagcaAGCAATCCAACCTATAGGACTTCCATTTAAACTATAAACAATGAATAGAGAACCACATAGCTCCATAAAATATTGAAATCTGCACAAGACACGTTCTCATTTTCATGCCAGTTACCAAAAAGAAAATTACAATCATCAAAAGACTTGCTaaagaataaaaatacaaatacatCAGATACATAAGAGTTTGTACATAAGAAGATACCTGAGGCCATGGCTCCAGATCTAAAGGTAACTTCTTTGAGATTTCTCTAACCAACAGACAAACAATATCTGGAATATGAGGTGCAATTTTTTCAGTTCCAGCCTCGACCATAGTACTTAGAAGCTGAAAGTAAATGGAgctatcttcttcttcatcaccaatcCTATGACAAACCACCTGAAGAAGAGGTAACCACTCAGGTGGCATGTACTCATTCTGCAGTACCAAAAGTACAAGCATTATTTTCACTATCATACTTCAAGTGCATAAAATAAGAGCCATTTTAGCCACTTACTTCTACAAGTTGAGCAATGGCAGCAGCAGCTGTCACCCGCACAGGATAACAAGAAACACCCCTTATATCTGACATTGCTAACGCTTTCACTAATGAAGAATAAATATCAGCACTCATACCCTGTTGtggaaa is drawn from Nicotiana tabacum cultivar K326 chromosome 22, ASM71507v2, whole genome shotgun sequence and contains these coding sequences:
- the LOC107816384 gene encoding uncharacterized protein LOC107816384 isoform X3 — encoded protein: MEIHQIAQLLNQTLSPDGAVVHVATDALDRLSTLPNFPFNLLSIATGGENEGQKVAAATYLKNFIRRRIESTETNLEITKAFRDALVRALLQAEPTALKVLVEAFRSIVAVEFVKKDSWPELVPELRSVIQRSNLIDKNPSSEWKTINALTILHSLIRPFQYFLNPKLAKEPVPPQLELITREILVPLLAVFHLCIEEVPEAQHTAEVQTGTILLIICKCVYLAVRSHMPSALAPLLPSICQDLIRILNSLSLNDGSTCKDGYSLRMKTAKRTLLIFCALISRHRKFSDKLMPDMVKCVSEIVKHSTIIHKLDSLSERIISLAFDVISRVLETGPGWRLVSPHFPSLLNYAIFPALVMNEKDTAEWEEDPDEYIRKNLPSDLEEISGWRDDLFTARKSALNLLGVISLSMGPPVKTSTASSKRKKGDKHKRKGYSSMGELLVLPFLSKFPVPTDNGENTVNEYYGVLMAYSSLLDFLTEQKPGFVDTLVRTRVLPLYETSVPQPYLIASANWVLGELASCLSDGMSADIYSSLVKALAMSDIRGVSCYPVRVTAAAAIAQLVENEYMPPEWLPLLQVVCHRIGDEEEDSSIYFQLLSTMVEAGTEKIAPHIPDIVCLLVREISKKLPLDLEPWPQGFASLAVMAQCWEDSASEENEQDGSSQLWRSGQATMMRAFSDLLQQAWLRSALRMELEVAFSVPPASCVDDCSTLLGFILQGITETDELLKLKVSELLLVWSDLIADWHAWEEIEDLSIFNCIKKAVSLDRKFAVKNFLVRKLPLPPAPPAPKKSILEGIGAFITEAFSQYPSAVWRAASCVHILLHNPSYLPEGDDFKQSLVISLCHAAFSRFRELRSKAVPLWKPLLLAIASCYLCSPDIVEKILEGIEPESVTVFLSALAIISTSKFEHCLSSESEIKLAVMTLAQSLDKLIEQPNEGSLLLHDCVASLMEAFLKLKELEEEEDEESEDQASGDEETEEDDEEDSEDDELEETEEEFLERCAKTAVEMENGTIVEEGDVEDQERGIELGCLEDVDLESTVLSVIERYHQVLLRLQLPPELTSSFLEAFPECKLYFQQPQL
- the LOC107816384 gene encoding uncharacterized protein LOC107816384 isoform X1 → MEIHQIAQLLNQTLSPDGAVVHVATDALDRLSTLPNFPFNLLSIATGGENEGQKVAAATYLKNFIRRRIESTETNLEITKAFRDALVRALLQAEPTALKVLVEAFRSIVAVEFVKKDSWPELVPELRSVIQRSNLIDKNPSSEWKTINALTILHSLIRPFQYFLNPKLAKEPVPPQLELITREILVPLLAVFHLCIEEVPEAQHTAEVQTGTILLIICKCVYLAVRSHMPSALAPLLPSICQDLIRILNSLSLNDGSTCKDGYSLRMKTAKRTLLIFCALISRHRKFSDKLMPDMVKCVSEIVKHSTIIHKLDSLSERIISLAFDVISRVLETGPGWRLVSPHFPSLLNYAIFPALVMNEKDTAEWEEDPDEYIRKNLPSDLEEISGWRDDLFTARKSALNLLGVISLSMGPPVKTSTASSKRKKGDKHKRKGYSSMGELLVLPFLSKFPVPTDNGENTVNEYYGVLMAYSSLLDFLTEQKPGFVDTLVRTRVLPLYETSVPQPYLIASANWVLGELASCLSDGMSADIYSSLVKALAMSDIRGVSCYPVRVTAAAAIAQLVENEYMPPEWLPLLQVVCHRIGDEEEDSSIYFQLLSTMVEAGTEKIAPHIPDIVCLLVREISKKLPLDLEPWPQMVEQGFASLAVMAQCWEDSASEENEQDGSSQLWRSGQATMMRAFSDLLQQAWLRSALRMELEVAFSVPPASCVDDCSTLLGFILQGITETDELLKLKVSELLLVWSDLIADWHAWEEIEDLSIFNCIKKAVSLDRKFAVKNFLVRKLPLPPAPPAPKKSILEGIGAFITEAFSQYPSAVWRAASCVHILLHNPSYLPEGDDFKQSLVISLCHAAFSRFRELRSKAVPLWKPLLLAIASCYLCSPDIVEKILEGIEPESVTVFLSALAIISTSKFEHCLSSESEIKLAVMTLAQSLDKLIEQPNEGSLLLHDCVASLMEAFLKLKELEEEEDEESEDQASGDEETEEDDEEDSEDDELEETEEEFLERCAKTAVEMENGTIVEEGDVEDQERGIELGCLEDVDLESTVLSVIERYHQVLLRLQLPPELTSSFLEAFPECKLYFQQPQL
- the LOC107816384 gene encoding uncharacterized protein LOC107816384 isoform X2 — encoded protein: MEIHQIAQLLNQTLSPDGAVVHVATDALDRLSTLPNFPFNLLSIATGGENEGQKVAAATYLKNFIRRRIESTETNLEITKAFRDALVRALLQAEPTALKVLVEAFRSIVAVEFVKKDSWPELVPELRSVIQRSNLIDKNPSSEWKTINALTILHSLIRPFQYFLNPKLAKEPVPPQLELITREILVPLLAVFHLCIEEVPEAQHTAEVQTGTILLIICKCVYLAVRSHMPSALAPLLPSICQDLIRILNSLSLNDGSTCKDGYSLRMKTAKRTLLIFCALISRHRKFSDKLMPDMVKCVSEIVKHSTIIHKLDSLSERIISLAFDVISRVLETGPGWRLVSPHFPSLLNYAIFPALVMNEKDTAEWEEDPDEYIRKNLPSDLEEISGWRDDLFTARKSALNLLGVISLSMGPPVKTSTASSKRKKGDKHKRKGYSSMGELLVLPFLSKFPVPTDNGENTVNEYYGVLMAYSSLLDFLTEQKPGFVDTLVRTRVLPLYETSVPQPYLIASANWVLGELASCLSDGMSADIYSSLVKALAMSDIRGVSCYPVRVTAAAAIAQLVENEYMPPEWLPLLQVVCHRIGDEEEDSSIYFQLLSTMVEAGTEKIAPHIPDIVCLLVREISKKLPLDLEPWPQMVEQGFASLAVMAQCWEDSASEENEQDGSSQLWRSGQATMMRAFSDLLQQAWLRSALRMELEVAFSVPPASCVDDCSTLLGFILQGITETDELLKLKVSELLLVWSDLIADWHAWEEIEDLSIFNCIKKAVSLDRKFAVKNFLVRKLPLPPAPPAPKKSILEGIGAFITEAFSQYPSAVWRAASCVHILLHNPSYLPEGDDFKQSLVISLCHAAFSRFRELRSKAVPLWKPLLLAIASCYLCSPDIVEKILEGIEPESVTVFLSALAIISTSKFEHCLSSESEIKLAVMTLAQSLDKLIEQPNEGSLLLHDCVASLMEAFLKLKELEEEEDEESEDQASGDEETEEDDEEDSEDDELEETEEEFLERCAKTAVEMENGTIVEEGDVEDQERGIELGCLEDVDLESTVLSVIERYHQVLLRLQLPPELTSSFLEAFPEFDVNFN